Proteins encoded in a region of the Candidatus Binatia bacterium genome:
- the rapA gene encoding RNA polymerase-associated protein RapA → MSTFAIGQRWISEAEPELGLGTLIEIDGRQIEIVFRATGDHRRYAAASAPLRRIRFKSGDRISGRDGVSFAIEEVVEDGHLLLYRGDGQELTEDELTDTLSAGGPDERLKRGQVDEARAHALRTEGLTHLSHVRGSTVRGFLGGRIDLIPHQLYIAGEIASRHAPRVLLADEVGLGKTIEACLVLHRQLLGGRVGRALILVPESLVHQWFVELVRRFHLWFKLYDRERCDSIRATEPDANPFLEEQLVLTSLDFLLSSPEDAQAAVEAGWDMLIVDEAHRLAWSEDEPSDGYRLVEALSHRSPSTLLLSGTPEQLGEGGHFARLRLLDPERHTDLEAFRSERDGFAGIADLVDSLLDGTAIPETQRTGVLANDPTGTLAAGFAGVAAGDEDARAKLVSDLLDRHGTGRVLFRNTRAAIAGFPRRIPHLVPLEGGPEHADTSPYDYSSDPRTPWLLDLLGNVGDEKVLLICHKREQVKAIIAALEDRAQLKLAEFHEGLSLLQRDRNAAWFAEPSGARILLSSEIGSEGRNFQFAHHLVLFDLPIDPELLEQRIGRLDRIGQQGDVNIHVPYPVGTAHELLARWHHEALDDFAQSLRGGTEVLALVEAPLRAALERVAAGDPDLEGEKSLFEQSRGHREDIARRLEQGRDRLLERSSLRPERADTVRQSIAAEDSDLGFERYLIRLLEYFGVDVDEVSPRSYRLGTDGLYVDAIPGLPAAGLSATFSREVALRREDLVFLTRDHPLALGALELLLGSERGNSAFALWQAEDPKGLLLEVHFVIEALAPRELAIDRFLPPTPVRVVIDQRGEPTDGDALAAAATEGARPDALLARPEVSTHVLPAMFEAALAASEPARRRLVHRARRAVTTDLGAELDRLRALRIVNDRVREDEIRLAEAEISDLDKHLGSARVRLDSARLVWHGPKALLER, encoded by the coding sequence GTGAGCACCTTCGCCATCGGACAACGCTGGATCAGTGAGGCCGAGCCCGAGCTCGGCCTGGGGACCCTCATCGAGATCGATGGTCGCCAGATCGAGATCGTGTTCCGCGCAACGGGCGACCACCGCCGTTACGCCGCGGCCTCCGCGCCGCTGCGCCGAATCCGCTTCAAGAGCGGCGATCGGATCAGCGGTCGAGACGGTGTGAGCTTCGCCATCGAAGAGGTGGTGGAAGACGGACACCTCCTCCTGTACCGCGGCGACGGCCAGGAGCTTACCGAGGACGAGCTGACCGACACGCTCTCCGCCGGAGGACCCGATGAGCGCCTGAAGCGCGGCCAGGTCGACGAAGCGCGGGCCCACGCGCTGCGCACCGAGGGACTGACGCATCTCAGTCACGTTCGGGGCTCGACCGTCCGCGGCTTCCTCGGGGGCCGGATCGACCTCATCCCCCACCAGCTCTACATCGCCGGTGAGATCGCATCACGGCACGCACCGCGAGTGCTGCTCGCCGACGAGGTCGGACTCGGGAAGACCATCGAAGCGTGCCTGGTTCTCCACCGACAGCTGCTCGGCGGGCGCGTCGGCCGCGCTCTCATCCTCGTGCCCGAATCCCTCGTGCACCAGTGGTTCGTCGAACTCGTCCGGCGCTTCCACCTCTGGTTCAAACTCTACGACAGGGAACGTTGCGACTCGATCCGCGCGACCGAGCCAGACGCAAACCCGTTCCTCGAGGAACAGCTGGTGCTGACTAGCCTCGACTTCTTGCTCTCGAGTCCGGAAGACGCGCAGGCCGCGGTCGAGGCTGGCTGGGACATGCTCATCGTTGACGAAGCGCATCGGCTCGCCTGGTCCGAGGACGAGCCTAGCGACGGCTATCGACTCGTCGAAGCCTTGTCTCACCGCTCACCGAGCACCCTGCTGCTCTCGGGTACGCCCGAGCAGCTCGGCGAAGGAGGCCACTTCGCTCGGCTGCGACTGCTCGACCCCGAGCGACACACAGATCTGGAGGCCTTCCGAAGCGAGCGAGACGGATTTGCAGGAATCGCCGACCTCGTCGACAGCCTTCTCGACGGGACGGCGATCCCCGAAACACAGCGGACGGGCGTCCTGGCAAACGATCCGACCGGAACTCTCGCAGCCGGTTTCGCCGGCGTCGCAGCGGGAGATGAAGATGCGCGCGCAAAGCTCGTGTCCGACCTCCTCGATCGCCACGGCACTGGCCGGGTTCTCTTCCGAAACACCCGCGCCGCGATCGCGGGCTTTCCACGACGCATCCCGCATCTCGTCCCGCTCGAGGGCGGCCCAGAACACGCGGACACCTCCCCGTACGACTACTCTTCGGACCCCCGGACCCCGTGGCTCCTCGACCTCCTTGGCAACGTCGGAGACGAAAAGGTCCTGCTCATCTGTCACAAGCGCGAGCAAGTGAAGGCCATCATCGCTGCCCTCGAGGACCGAGCGCAGCTGAAGCTCGCAGAGTTCCACGAGGGGCTCTCGCTCCTCCAACGAGATCGCAACGCCGCCTGGTTCGCGGAGCCGAGCGGTGCCCGCATACTGCTGTCCTCCGAGATCGGCAGCGAGGGACGCAACTTCCAGTTCGCCCACCACCTCGTGCTGTTCGACCTTCCCATCGACCCCGAACTCCTGGAGCAGCGGATCGGTCGGCTCGATCGGATCGGTCAGCAAGGCGACGTCAACATTCACGTCCCCTACCCGGTGGGAACCGCACACGAGTTGCTCGCCCGCTGGCACCACGAGGCGCTCGACGACTTCGCACAGAGCCTGCGGGGAGGGACCGAGGTCCTGGCCCTTGTGGAAGCTCCGCTTCGCGCGGCGCTCGAACGCGTCGCGGCCGGCGACCCCGACCTCGAGGGCGAGAAGAGTCTCTTCGAGCAGAGCCGCGGGCACCGCGAAGACATCGCTCGACGGCTCGAGCAGGGTCGGGATCGACTCCTCGAACGCAGCTCGCTTCGGCCCGAGCGCGCCGACACGGTCCGTCAATCGATCGCCGCGGAGGACTCCGACCTCGGCTTCGAACGGTACCTGATCCGGCTTCTCGAATACTTCGGTGTCGACGTCGATGAGGTCAGCCCCCGAAGCTACCGACTCGGTACCGATGGCCTCTACGTCGACGCGATCCCCGGGCTCCCCGCGGCGGGGCTCTCCGCGACATTCTCGAGAGAAGTCGCACTCCGCAGAGAGGACCTGGTGTTCCTCACGCGGGACCACCCCCTCGCGCTCGGCGCCCTCGAACTGCTCCTCGGTTCCGAACGTGGCAACAGCGCGTTCGCCCTCTGGCAGGCAGAGGACCCCAAGGGCCTGCTTTTGGAGGTACACTTCGTCATCGAGGCCCTAGCGCCCCGCGAGCTCGCGATCGACCGATTCCTGCCCCCCACGCCGGTGCGCGTCGTGATCGATCAACGCGGCGAGCCGACCGACGGCGATGCACTCGCTGCCGCCGCAACCGAGGGCGCGCGCCCTGACGCCCTCCTCGCCCGCCCCGAGGTGAGCACCCACGTACTGCCCGCAATGTTCGAGGCTGCTCTGGCGGCCTCGGAGCCGGCGCGACGCCGCCTCGTCCACCGCGCGCGGCGCGCAGTCACCACCGACCTCGGCGCCGAGCTGGACCGCCTCCGCGCGCTGCGGATCGTCAACGATCGGGTCCGCGAGGACGAGATCCGACTGGCCGAAGCGGAGATCTCCGACCTCGACAAGCACCTAGGCTCCGCGCGGGTCCGGCTCGACTCCGCGCGCCTTGTTTGGCACGGTCCGAAAGCCCTTCTGGAGCGCTGA